ATCGAAACTGATACATCATTTTATACATCAATCGAGAGATTGACTGAACTATCTAAAAAAATTTTTTTGATATATTCAGTTAACAATGTAATGTTTTGATCAGTAAATTCAGCTGTCAACCTTTGCTCACCCACTAAATGTTGTTTATCCGCTTTAATTTCTACTGTTAGAGAATTTTTTCGTAAAAACAGATTACTAATTGCATTAGCAACTTCCATCGTTGAATTATTAGTTTGTATACCTATTGCATCATCAATTACACCATCATCAAAGCGCGAAATAATTAAATAACGATCGGGTGATATGGGATGGTTGCCAATACCAACAATCAAGACGTCATTCTCGGTATAACAGTTTATAGTAGTAGCAAAAAAGCGTGATTCTTTTTTCATATTTAATTTTTACAACCTCATCACATTAAACGAATTCATTTTATAAATAATTTGTTATTGTAATTATATTTCTTATTGTTGTATCTGAATTTGTAATAAAAGCAATAAACTATCTTCAAATAATTAAACATCAATTGAAAAAGTTATTAATAAAAAATATTAAAACTTGCTGGAGTCTATCAAAAAACGTTTTTTAGCTAATTTTGATGTCTTATTTGAGAAATAAAATGTTTCAATTTATATGCAATTTGTATCATATATTCTCAATCTTATAGTAGACTAACCACATCTTATCTGAAATGGCATGTGCGTTTTATCGTCTGTTGATGAACTATTCATTTATTAAAATAGAACTGTAGATATAACCCTAAAAGGTTATAAACGCTTTTTTATTCTTTAAGATCTACAAAAAGTACCTACTTAAGTATATACTATTTATCAATTTAATTGGTTTACCGTAGCATTTTTTTGTTGTGAGTAATTCAATTACCCGTATTTGTTTTCATCAATTTGTAAAGGATCATTGAGTATGATTTTAGGTAATATTAATCATTTGGATTTAGTCCCATATTTACCCGCCAAAATTAAGCAATCAATAGAATATATTAAAGATAACGTTAATAGCAATACACCAGTAGGACGCCATGATATTGACGGTGATAATATGTTTTTTATGGTATCTGATAGTACTTTGCGTCATATTCACGAAGCTAATCCTGAATTTCATAAAAAATACCTTGATGTACAAGTTGTATTGGAAGGGCAAGAGGGGATGGCAGTAAGCACATTACCACCCCATACTAAGGTGTTAGATGATAAATTAGCAGATAATGATATCGCTTTTATCGAAACACCCTCAGAAGAAACTATGCTAATATTGCAGTCGAACGATTTTATCGTATTTTTACCCAACGAGGTCCATAAACCGCTATGTTCTATAAATAATAAGATTACAACGGTTCACAAAGTTGTGGTTAAAATTGCATTGGATTATTTATAATTAAGTCAAGGATATAGGTACAATATGACTATAAATATCGCTATTATTGGCGAATGTATGATTGAATTGTCGATGAAGCAAGATTCGACAACACGCAGTTTTGGTGGTGATACACTTAATACTTCTGTCTATTTATCACGTTTATTACAAGGTAAAGATTTCGCAATTCACTATGTAACTGGATTAGGCACCGATCCTTTCAGCCAAGAGATGTTGGAGAGTTGGCAAAAAGAGCATATTAAAACTGATTTAGTACAAAGAATGTCGGATAAGATGCCAGGACTGTATACAATTGTTACAGATGATCAGGGGGAACGTTCTTTCTATTATTGGCGTAATGATGCTGCGGCTAAGTTTTGGTTAAAAACAGCCGAAACAGACAAGGTAGCCGAACGGATTGCTCAATGTGATTATGTCTATTTAAGTGGTATCAGTATTGCAATTTTAGATGCGGAAAGTATTGATAAATTGTTAGATCTTTTAAAACGAGTTAAAGCTAACGGTGGTAAAGTTATTTTCGATAATAATTTCCGACCACGTTTATGGAGTAGTCTTGATTTAGCACGAAGTGTTTACAGTGATATTCTTAGTTTTACCGATATTGCATTTTTAACACTAGATGATGAAGATTTACTATGGGGTAAATTGCCTTATGAGCAAGTGATTGAGCGCACTAAAAACTTTGGTGTGACTGAAATCATCATCAAACGTGGTAGCGATAGCTGTATTGTTGATTGTGCTGATGGTCGCTTTGAAGTACCCGCTAATAAAATCGCCAAAGATAAAGTCATCGATACAACAGCAGCTGGCGATTCATTTAGTGCCGGATATCTTGGTGCACGCTTAAGTGGGCGCAATCCATCACAATCAGCATTACAAGGCCATTTAGTTGCTGGTACGGTGATTCAATACCGTGGTGCGATTATTCCTTTAGATGCAACTCCGAAATTAATTGATTAATATCAACGATTAAAACGGTCATTAAAGACCGTTTTTATTTTAAAATAATCTTGTTAAAAAGTTTCAGGTTAACTATACGTTTGAGTATATAATAGTAAATAGCTTGTTCAATTATATATGTGGTATATTTAATCGATTATTACTGGTATAATATACAGTTTATTTCCAATTTATTTCGTTTAAAACACACAAGAAGAGATCTATGTCAATCAAAGATATCGATATTCGTGGTGCGCGAACGCACAATCTAAAAAATATTAATGTCATTATTCCAAGAGATAAACTAGTTGTAATAACTGGACTTTCTGGATCAGGTAAATCTTCGTTAGCATTTGATACTCTCTATGCTGAAGGGCAACGACGTTATGTTGAGTCATTATCGGCGTATGCACGTCAATTTTTATCATTGATGGAAAAACCCGATGTTGATCATATTGAAGGTTTATCGCCAGCGATTTCGATCGAGCAAAAATCAACTTCACACAATCCACGTTCAACAGTTGGAACGATTACTGAAATTTATGATTATTTACGTCTGCTTTTCGCTCGAATTGGCGAGCCACGCTGTCCGAAACATGATTTACCTTTAGCGGCTCAAACAGTATCACAAATGGTTGATAGCATCATGGAATTACCTGTCGAAAACCGTTATATGCTACTTGCACCTGTCGTGACGGAACGTAAAGGTGAATTTGTTAAGTTGTTTGAGCAATTATCAGCGAGTGGTTATATTCGAGTTAGGGTCGATGGTGATGTCTATGACCTGTCTGATCCGCCGACATTAGAACTGCAAAAAAAGCATACTATTGAAGTTGTTGTTGACCGTTTTCGTATTCGTGATGATTTAAAACTGCGCCTTGCTGAATCAATTGAAACCGTACTTTCTATTACCAACGGGATTGTTAAAGTTGCTAATTTGGATGATCCACAAGCTGAAGAGCATCTTTTTTCGGCTAATTTTGCTTGTCCAATTTGTGGTTACAGTATTTCAGAACTAGAGCCACGATTATTTTCATTTAATAATCCAGCTGGAGCTTGTCCAGAATGTGATGGTCTTGGTGTGCAACAATATTTTGATGCCAAACGCATCGTTCAAATGCCTGAAGT
The sequence above is drawn from the Gilliamella apicola genome and encodes:
- a CDS encoding YhcH/YjgK/YiaL family protein → MILGNINHLDLVPYLPAKIKQSIEYIKDNVNSNTPVGRHDIDGDNMFFMVSDSTLRHIHEANPEFHKKYLDVQVVLEGQEGMAVSTLPPHTKVLDDKLADNDIAFIETPSEETMLILQSNDFIVFLPNEVHKPLCSINNKITTVHKVVVKIALDYL
- the kdgK gene encoding 2-dehydro-3-deoxygluconokinase: MTINIAIIGECMIELSMKQDSTTRSFGGDTLNTSVYLSRLLQGKDFAIHYVTGLGTDPFSQEMLESWQKEHIKTDLVQRMSDKMPGLYTIVTDDQGERSFYYWRNDAAAKFWLKTAETDKVAERIAQCDYVYLSGISIAILDAESIDKLLDLLKRVKANGGKVIFDNNFRPRLWSSLDLARSVYSDILSFTDIAFLTLDDEDLLWGKLPYEQVIERTKNFGVTEIIIKRGSDSCIVDCADGRFEVPANKIAKDKVIDTTAAGDSFSAGYLGARLSGRNPSQSALQGHLVAGTVIQYRGAIIPLDATPKLID